The sequence below is a genomic window from Acidobacteriota bacterium.
CTCGAACTGCTCGCGCGACTTCTTGTCGACGTGCGGCGAGCGGTTCACCGTATACCGCGCGATGTGCGTGGGCAGGGGAATGGGACCGACCACCCGGGCTCCCGTCCGCCGAGCCGTATCCACGATCTCGTGGGTGGAGGTGTCCAGGATGCGGTAGTCGTACGCCTTGAGGCGAATGCGAATCTTCTCGTTGTCCATGATCGTTCCTCAGATTCCCCG
It includes:
- the rpsJ gene encoding 30S ribosomal protein S10; this translates as MDNEKIRIRLKAYDYRILDTSTHEIVDTARRTGARVVGPIPLPTHIARYTVNRSPHVDKKSREQFEIRTHKRLLDIFEPTSQTVDALMKLELPAGVDVEIKAFGK